The sequence below is a genomic window from Xylanibacillus composti.
ATCAGAAAAAACAGCTGCATCTGACCATCATCGATTTAGGGAGTCGGAAGATCGACGAGCTTGAGGACGTGGAAGCCACGCTTGTTGGAGCTGACCTGGTCATCTTCGATGCACATGGCGTCCGCCAGGACGTTGTCGAATGGTTGAGTAGCCTGCTAAGCAAAGGGACGGCTCATATCGTTCCGCTTGGCGGCAACTCCGCTGAGATCGCTTCGCTACTCAGGCTAGGCAGTCTGACCTTTGCAAATTTGCCTAGACAAGAAGGGCATACACAGGCGGCAACGTCCTTGTCGCTAGAAGGAATGGATGAGGGTAAGGCGGATTATGAACACTACGTTCGATTTACCGAATATTGGCGGGGCGGAGGCACAGCGAATATGCTCGGACTGCTTTGTCTGGCAGGCCGTGAATACGGCGGCTGCCATCTGTTGCCGGAGCCTAAGGAGCCGGTATATGTTCGGGAGTTAACGATTATGGAGCCGAGCAGTCGCACGGTTTACTCGTCTGCAGCCAGCTACCGGCAAAGCAATCGCTACGACGAAGGTCGGCCGAATGTCGCGATTTTATATCTTGGGAATAGCAATCCGCTCGATACTGCGGAATGTATTGCGCAGCTTAAGGAACAATTGGAGGCTTTCGTGAACGTCATGCCGATCGCGTTTCCTTCAGTGATGAACATTCCACTCGACCGTCTGCGCGAGTTGCTACTTGGCGAAGGTCACCAAGTCGACCTTATCGTGAACCTGCTGCCTTTCCGACTTGGGATTGGTCCCGGCGGAGGAAATCAAGACGGGGCTGTGCAGATGCTGGAACAGCTCGATGTGCCGATGCTGCATCCGCTATTGTTGAACAGTAGAACGGAACAAGAATGGAGACAGTCTGCGAGTGAACTTGAGCCATCTTTGCTGCTCGTTCAGGTCATGCTGCCGGAGCTTGACGGGAGCGTGGAGATGTTTCCGATAGCGGCACTGCAGGAAGACGGAGAAGACGCCGAGCTAAACGTTCCGCTAAAGCGGCTTGCACTTATACCTGAACGGACGAAACGCTTGACAGATCGCATCCGCCGCTGGCTTGCTCTGCGGAGCAAGCCCAATGCAGAGAAGAAGCTGGCGCTCATTGGCTACAATTATCCGCCAGGCGAAGGAACGGTGTTCGGCGGTTCCTTCTTGGATACATTCGAATCGATAGCACGTTTATTGAGCTGGCTGAAGCAGCAAGGATATCATACCGAGGAACTGTCAGCGGCGGAGCTGCGTGCCAGATTTTTAGAGGGCGGTCTAGTCAATTCCGCAAAATGGTCTGATCCTCAAGCTTCGAGTCAGTTGATCCGTTATGCGGATCCCCATTTCACACAGAAGCTATCCAGACGTTCTTGGGGAGAAGAAGCGATAAGCCGCTGGGGTCAGCCGCCTGGTGACATCATGACGGACAACGGCTCCTTTCTCATACCCGGTCTAATGATCGGCCAAGTGTTTATCGGCCTGCAACCTTCACGCGGTATCCATGAGGATCCAGAGAAGTCACTGCACGATCGTTCGTTACTACCTACGCATCAATATACTGCGTTTTATCAATGGATTCGTGAACAGTTTCAAGCGGATGCCATCGTCCATATCGGGACACACGGCACCTTAGAGTTTCAGCGGGGGAAAGAGGCCGCTCTGTCTGGGGACTGTGTACCGGATGACTTACTCGGGGATTTGCCAAATTTGTACTACTATTACGTAGGGAATCCGTCCGAAGCGATGATCGCCAAGCGGCGCAGCCATGCCGTATTGATCGGCTATCAGGCGCCGGCTTTTACTGAAGCTGAGCTGTATGGCGAATGGCGTGAGCTTGAAGCCTTGCTGCACGAATATCGTGAAGCGAAGCAGCTCGCGCCGGAACGATGTGAGGCGATTCTACAAGAGCTGCAGGCGGTAGCGAAGTCGCTTGACTTCTCCGCGGAGACCGTAGAACACATGGAGGAGGAGCTCTATCGCATGCAGCGTTCGCTCATCCCTAGTGGACTGCATGTGCTTGGCGACAGCTATTCTCCTGAAGTCGCTTTGAACCATATGCAATTCGTGCTTCGCCACGAGCGGGGAAATATTCGCTCAATTCGCGGACTGCTCGCTGAACGTCAAGGCGTTCGGGCGGATGCGCTAACTTCGGGCAAGCATGTGAGCTTGCTGCGCCAGCTCGATGAGGAAGCGAATGCGTTAGTGACCGCTTATGTGTCAAACAAGGCAATCCCGGACATGTATAAGAGTGAACATCCAGATTGGCTTAAGCAGTTGGAAGCTTCGCTCGAGTACGGTTACGAAGCTTACCTAAGATCATTGCAAAATGAGGAAGCAGAAGGGCTGATGCGGGCGTTGGAAGGCCGGTACGTTCCAGCTAAGCTCGCTGGTGACGTGCTGCGAACACCTGAAATATTGCCGACCGGACGCAATCTGTACCAATTCGATCCCCGCTTAGTGCCCAGCCGTACAGCTGCTGAACGGGGGGCGATTGTCGCCGAAAACTCCATACAGCAATATCGCGAGCAGCACGGGGACTACCCGCACACGACGGCGGTCATCCTCTGGGGGATTGAGACGTCGCGCACACAAGGGGAAACCATCGGGCAAATCCTGCATTATATGGGGGTTCGCATTGGCGGGGGAGTCGGAACGTTCCGTACAGAATATGAAGTGATCCCGCTTGCGGAATTAGGCCGACCGCGCTTGAACGTCATGGTGCATATTACTGGGGTTTTTCGCGATTTGTTTCCGAATTTGCTGGAAGAATTACATGACCTATTCCGCAAGGTTTCGGAGCTGGATGAACCTGATGAGCTCAATTGGTTCAAGGCTCATACACGAAGCATGGAGGAGGAGCTGCTTGCTGCTGGATATGAGGCAAGTCAAGCGCATGACTTAGCTTGCGCCCGCATCTTCGGCCCGGCAGAAGGAGAGTATGGCACGACGGTGACGCGGATGATCGAGACGAAGCTATGGAACGAGGAGTCTGAGCTCGGAGCGGCATACACGGACAGCCAGCAGCATGTATACAGCGCACTAGCGCGAGGACAGGCGGAGCCGGAATTGTACCGGTCACATATGCTGGAGGTGGATATTGTGTCGCAAATTCGCAGCAGTCATGAATGGGAAGTAACGGATTCTGACCACTATTATGAGTATTTTGGCGGCTTGGCAAAGTCTGTGGAAGTGATGAAAGGTCGTAAAGCAGACATTCATATTACGGATACGACAGGGGAGCAAATCAAGACAGAATCTGCCGAACATGCGATTGCACGCGGAGTAAGGACTCGCTTAACGAACCCGAAATGGATCAACGATCTCTTGAAGCATCCTTATCATGGCGCAAAGGAAATGGCCAGCCGATTCGAGTATGTACTGGGACTTGCAGCCACGACTGGAAAAGTAGAACCTTGGGTATTCGATCGTCTGCATGACGTCTATATGGCTGATGAAGCACTTAGCCGGAAGCTGCAGGACAACAACCGTTGGGCTTACCATGCGATGATCGAAACATTGCTGGAAAGCGAGCAGCGAGGATACTGGACACCGAATGAACAAGTTCTGCATCAGCTGCGGCAGAAATACCTAGAGCTTGAAGGAGAGTTGGAAGGGGAATGAGAACAGCTTGAGGCATAAGCTGAAATCCATTTAAATTAAGAAATGAGGTGTTTACCTAGATGATCGAAATCTTACGCAACGAAGCTGCTTGGGAACAAGCTTGGAAGGACGATCAAACGACAGGTGTAAACTTAATGAAGGCAGCAGGGATTGAGCCCAGATTCACTTTTGGTACCATAGCGGCCAAAAACTACAACGAGCAATCATTCAACGATGAAGGAAGAAGACGGTCAGCACGTATTATCGGCTGGTTGGAAAATCAAGGCGTAAATTTTAATGGCGCCTCTGTCCTCGACATCGGAGCGGCCTCTGGAATATTTTCTATTCCCTTTGCGCAAAGAGGAGCAGATGTGACCGCCGTTGAGCCGTCGCTTCCGTTCACAGAACTATTGGAGCACAACAATCAAAAATGGGCCGACGGTAAGGTAAAGATCGTGCGCGCAGCCTTTGAAGATATGGATACGAAGACATTAGGCTGGAACCAAGCTTTTGATTTTGTCTTTGTGTCAATGTGCCCAGCGATCACAGACTGGGAGATGGTGGAGAAAGTGATCAGCTGCGCTCGAAAATTTTGTTATATCAGCTTGGCAGCAGGTCCTAAAGAACACAGCCTCACCCTTGAAATATTACCGCTGTTAAACCATTCATACAACAAGCATCAAAACTCCGAGATGATGTATTTGCTGCAGCTGCTTTATCTAAAAGGGTACGCCTTTCATTCACTCGTCACAAAAGAAATGAAAGCCAGGGTTGTGTCTCGTGCGGAAGCCATTCAAGAGGTTTTACATTGGCTTAACTTTTACAATTATCCAGTAGATGAGAATACGCAGGCCATCATTGAAGATTATCTGGATCAAACTTATCCTGGAAAAACGATCCCAATCAAACAAGGAGGGCGCTTCGGCAAAGTGCTCATTCAGTTAGAAGAGCAAAGCATGTTTAATTATTCATGAGGATGAATCAACCAAAGCGCCTACATCAGATGAGTTCCCGCATAAGGGACGCGTTGTACGAAACAATGGCGGTTCCGGAAGAGCGGGAATTTTTGATCCAGATGGGCATGATATTCAGGCGGATGAAGAAAGAGGCGTGTACTTTGATTGTGTTTGCCTTTGAAAAACAACACTTATCATATTAAATGGAATGGTCATTGCGCTTGTTGGCATTTTAAGTGGTTTAGTCGCTTCTTATGAATTGGGTACACCACCCGGCGCTTCAATCACATTAATTTTAATGTTGATTTTTTCAGTCATAACACTTGCAAAGTACATGTTAGATTACTTGAAATTGGATAGACTATTTAATAAAAGTTAAGTCTAGAATGAAATATGCAGAAAATGACAAATCGAGTTTACGCCGTAGATTTGCCATTTTGAAAATAAGCCCATGCATCATACTGAGTAATCACTTCACCTATGGAAAGTTAAACTAAAGTGGAAGGGAGTTAATCATGAAGGAAGTTGATGTTGTTATTATTGGAGGAGGTCCTGCAGGTTTAAGTGCTGGACTTGTGCTAGGACGTGCTAGAAAGAAGACATTGATTATTGATGAGGGCCAACCGCGTAATGCAGTGACTAGAGAGGCTCATGGCTTTTTAACACGTGATGGCATTAGCCCACATGACTTTCGAAATATTGCAAAAGAGCAGCTTCGCACTTATCCATCGGTTTCACATCTGGAAGATATCGTCAAGTTGATAGAAGGGGAAGATGGACAATTTTTGTTGGAAACTGTTTCGGGGGTGAAGATAGCCACTAGAAAACTGCTGTTTGCTATCGGAATGAAGGATCGTGATCTTGGTATACCAGGGTTGGCGGAGGTCTATGGTAAGAGTGCGTTTGTATGCCCGTATTGTGATGGCTGGGAACTAAGGGATCAGCAATTAGTTGTCATAAACAGAGGAGCGACATTAATGCATTTTGTCCCATTGTTTTCTGGGTGGTCGAAGCAGTTAGTAGTTTGTACAAATGGTCTCGATGAATTGAGTGAAGCGGAACGTGAAGAATTGCGCGCACATAATATCCCGGTATTTAATGCACCAATACATTCAATCCAATCAAATCAAGGCATGGTAAGCCATATCAAGCTTGAGGATGGGACGGAAATTTCGTGCACAGGGATTTTCTTCAAGCCGGAATTGGAACTTGGATCGGATTTGCCAGTTGCCCTTGGTTGCCGGATGTTGGATACTGGAATCATTGAAGTCGATGAGTTTGGAAAAACTAGTGTACCTGGTGTTTATGCAGCAGGGGATGCAACTACACACTTACACCAATCTATTGTTGCAGCTGCTTCAGGTGCTGTATCCGCAGCTGCAATAAACGGGGAATTAAATCAAGAAGAATGGCGGAAGAGCAACGTTTGATTCAAATATTTTTATAAGGAGCCATTCCTGTATGCTGGGTCTTGGAATGTGTACTGGGGCCGGTACGCCAGTCCCAGCTTCAGATGGCAGCATAAAACCAGATTCGAACTTCATTCATTTGCCAACGAAAAAGTAGGTTTTATACAACGACAACGGAAGCACGGAGCAGCCGCAAGGAATTATTCCATAAGGGCAACGACCCAGTCAAGGAGCAAGAAGCGGCGTCCACCCCTTGAGAGGCAGGACGAAGCAATGTGAGGGCTAAGACCCAGTGTGACATGGGAGGGTAAGCCTTCAAGGGAATGGTGTGGATATCCAAGGTGCGGACATACCATCGTTATCCATAGATTGGAAATTGAGTTCCAAGCTTTATTCCCGCAACCGGCTCGGCCAGAAAAACATGTCATACCAACATAATATCGCCATCTCTCAAAAAAGTCGAAGTTGAAAACCTAAGAAATCGTGAGCAAATGAAAGAAAACATTAATTTATAGTGGGAGGACATTAAACTGTTAGAGGGGGTTCCCATAATAATTCAATGATAGCTAACCGGTTAGGTTTCGCTAATGCCTTAAGGGATGTTACATCCATGTTGTGGTGATTCAATAACTATGAGGTCTTGAAGAGATAATAGGCTAGTCATCTTTACCTTTTATTTTTAGAGAACCCACACCAATAATTGCTCCCAATATCACTAAAATTATACTGGCAATAATTTCATATCCTTGCAATGCCTCGATGTAATTGACGAGAAACCAACTCGGTCCCCCGCCTGCCAATCGGTTAATGATACCTCCAACTCCTTGAATCAATAGAAGCAGACTTGCACCGCTTGCAATCTCTTTCATAACGCTACATCTCCTTTTTAATAAAGAATATCAAGTTAGAATTCCCCTGATTCCAATATTGAACAAAATCGCTCCAATAACTGCTGCTCCGACTAATACAGAAGACAACGGAGCTTTTACTATTTTTGTTCGCAGTTGTTCAAGCTTATTCATTATCCAATTTTTATATAGTATAAACACGATCAAGAGTAAAATTGAAGGAAGCACCATAATCACGTTATAGCCAATTAAAATGATTATGGACAAACCCGTGTTAAACGCTAAACCATCCATTAATAATATCGAGTAAAAATACGGTAAAGCTGTGGTAAACTCAATCGCAAATACAATAATTCCGAGTATGATCATCGCTCTTATAGACACTTGCGCAGGTAACCATTCCAAAAATCGGGATTCCATTTTTTTCTTAGGCTTATAAAAGCTGATCAGTACAAGGATGGCGCCAAGTATCGTATAAAACCAGCTTGAAATTTGACTGCGGGACATGCTTTCTATAAAACCAATTATCTGCCCAACTCCCAGGTAAACCAAGATACCCATCATAAAATAGCAAAATTGTGTGGATATTAAAAAAAACATCAAACGCGATGCCAATTTTCCTCTTTGTATTAGAAGGATATAAGCTGTGATGGCCAATACCCCGGGGCTTAAAATGTCAATGAAAGCACAGAGCACAATAATGAGGAGTGCTGTTGTGAAATCTATGTTGGTAGGAATTAATGATTCAATGATTTCAAGCACCTCAACATCCTCCTTATTTATTTATTTCGCACACTGTGATAAAATGATAATAACACAGTGTGCGAAATAAAAGCAAGAGGTGATTTAAGTGCCAAAAATCGTTGATCATGATCATAAAAGGAAGATCATTGCTGAAACGGCTTGGAAAATTATCGAAACGGAAGGCATTGAACGAGCATCTATTCGCAGAATCGCATCTGAGGCTGGAATGTCTACCGGAGCACTAAGACATTATTTCTCAAACCAAGATGAATTACTCTTATTTATCATGGAATATTTTCTTGCTCGCGGTAGAGAACGATCGGAAAATATATCCTGGTCAACAAACCCTCTTAATGCGGTACGCGAAACGTTGTTAGAATTAGTTCCGGTGAATCAGGATAAACAAACTGAAACGGGCGTTTGGTTAGTTTTCGCCATCCGCTCACTTACTAGTGCGGCTTTGAACGCAAAAAAAGATGAACTCACTGAAGGAGAATATATTTTAATGGAAGCACTGCTTGAAATATTAATAAAAGCAGGCTATATAAACAAAACTATAAATATTGAAATTGAAACGTTAAGACTTGCCGTCATCATTGAAGGCTTATCCATTCATGCTCTTTTAAGACCGGATATATTCACAATTGAAAAAACGGAACAAATTATTACACACCACTTAAATGAACTTTGCAATAAATAATATTGCTCTCATTTATTAAAACATGAATTAAATATAAGAGGTGTGCCACTTTTTCAGTAAGCACACCATCTTGACCATTCTGAACTTTCTTTTTTACTTTAACATATTGTTGAATTCTTCTTCATCAATTAAATTCAAATTCTCATAGCGCTCAACAAAAAACGGCATCTCTGCTGTTTCGTTAGTTGTATGTATGGTGGAACCAAGTGGGATCGAACTCCTGACCTCTACACTGCCAGCGAAGCCTCTCCTACTATAATCGGTTTCACTGTCCCAAAACAAATTTGTAATGACTTAACAGTTTCTCTATTCGTTCCTTGATCAGTTCACGTAAAGATTCAGGTTTCACAGATATAACTTGATTACCAAATTTCATGAAAAAATCGGCGATGAACGCTTCTTCTCCTGGATTATAAAACCCCCTGATAACGGTTCTATTACCGCTGTCAATTTTCATAGAAGGGTAATGTTCTTTATAAAAAATATCTTGTGCATCTTCTTCAATTTCTACCTCAAAGTCAATACTGAACTCGGAACGATAAAGTTCTAGCGAACGATTCAGTAGATCATCAATCGTAAAAGGAGATTTCGTACTTTCTTCCACCATATCAGTAACTCGATCACATCGGAATACTCTATATTGATTCGTTGTAAGATCAATCCCCGACGCATACCATTGACCAAACTTGGCGGAAATTTTGAAAAATTGAACAAGGTAACATTTTTCCTCGTTGTTTATGGAATATTGAATCGTGCAATTGCTCTCGTTTAGAATGCTTTGCAAGATTTTATCCAAAAATCGACTTTCATGATGATGCTGGTTCATTTCAAATTGCAGCACCCTCTTCATGATTTCAATTTGTTCGATTTGCTTTGGAGAAAGACAACTTTCAAACTTTTCATTGAGTTGATCGACGCTTAAATGAAATGGTGTAGATTCATAAGATTTTAGTGTCAACATAGCAAAGTATAACGCATACAATTCATCCATCGTAAACATGATTGGGGATAGCAGGCGATTTTTTAGGATTCTGTAACGTCCATATCTACCATATTCCACAAAAATCGGCATTCCCAATTGCTCTAAAGATTTAATATCCCGTAGTGCTGTACTTTTTGAAATCTGATATTTCTCCATAAG
It includes:
- a CDS encoding GAP family protein, with product MLEIIESLIPTNIDFTTALLIIVLCAFIDILSPGVLAITAYILLIQRGKLASRLMFFLISTQFCYFMMGILVYLGVGQIIGFIESMSRSQISSWFYTILGAILVLISFYKPKKKMESRFLEWLPAQVSIRAMIILGIIVFAIEFTTALPYFYSILLMDGLAFNTGLSIIILIGYNVIMVLPSILLLIVFILYKNWIMNKLEQLRTKIVKAPLSSVLVGAAVIGAILFNIGIRGILT
- a CDS encoding cobaltochelatase subunit CobN, which codes for MLSILTNGETTLSHLSEAYQLLDQNQKKQLHLTIIDLGSRKIDELEDVEATLVGADLVIFDAHGVRQDVVEWLSSLLSKGTAHIVPLGGNSAEIASLLRLGSLTFANLPRQEGHTQAATSLSLEGMDEGKADYEHYVRFTEYWRGGGTANMLGLLCLAGREYGGCHLLPEPKEPVYVRELTIMEPSSRTVYSSAASYRQSNRYDEGRPNVAILYLGNSNPLDTAECIAQLKEQLEAFVNVMPIAFPSVMNIPLDRLRELLLGEGHQVDLIVNLLPFRLGIGPGGGNQDGAVQMLEQLDVPMLHPLLLNSRTEQEWRQSASELEPSLLLVQVMLPELDGSVEMFPIAALQEDGEDAELNVPLKRLALIPERTKRLTDRIRRWLALRSKPNAEKKLALIGYNYPPGEGTVFGGSFLDTFESIARLLSWLKQQGYHTEELSAAELRARFLEGGLVNSAKWSDPQASSQLIRYADPHFTQKLSRRSWGEEAISRWGQPPGDIMTDNGSFLIPGLMIGQVFIGLQPSRGIHEDPEKSLHDRSLLPTHQYTAFYQWIREQFQADAIVHIGTHGTLEFQRGKEAALSGDCVPDDLLGDLPNLYYYYVGNPSEAMIAKRRSHAVLIGYQAPAFTEAELYGEWRELEALLHEYREAKQLAPERCEAILQELQAVAKSLDFSAETVEHMEEELYRMQRSLIPSGLHVLGDSYSPEVALNHMQFVLRHERGNIRSIRGLLAERQGVRADALTSGKHVSLLRQLDEEANALVTAYVSNKAIPDMYKSEHPDWLKQLEASLEYGYEAYLRSLQNEEAEGLMRALEGRYVPAKLAGDVLRTPEILPTGRNLYQFDPRLVPSRTAAERGAIVAENSIQQYREQHGDYPHTTAVILWGIETSRTQGETIGQILHYMGVRIGGGVGTFRTEYEVIPLAELGRPRLNVMVHITGVFRDLFPNLLEELHDLFRKVSELDEPDELNWFKAHTRSMEEELLAAGYEASQAHDLACARIFGPAEGEYGTTVTRMIETKLWNEESELGAAYTDSQQHVYSALARGQAEPELYRSHMLEVDIVSQIRSSHEWEVTDSDHYYEYFGGLAKSVEVMKGRKADIHITDTTGEQIKTESAEHAIARGVRTRLTNPKWINDLLKHPYHGAKEMASRFEYVLGLAATTGKVEPWVFDRLHDVYMADEALSRKLQDNNRWAYHAMIETLLESEQRGYWTPNEQVLHQLRQKYLELEGELEGE
- a CDS encoding class I SAM-dependent methyltransferase codes for the protein MIEILRNEAAWEQAWKDDQTTGVNLMKAAGIEPRFTFGTIAAKNYNEQSFNDEGRRRSARIIGWLENQGVNFNGASVLDIGAASGIFSIPFAQRGADVTAVEPSLPFTELLEHNNQKWADGKVKIVRAAFEDMDTKTLGWNQAFDFVFVSMCPAITDWEMVEKVISCARKFCYISLAAGPKEHSLTLEILPLLNHSYNKHQNSEMMYLLQLLYLKGYAFHSLVTKEMKARVVSRAEAIQEVLHWLNFYNYPVDENTQAIIEDYLDQTYPGKTIPIKQGGRFGKVLIQLEEQSMFNYS
- a CDS encoding NAD(P)/FAD-dependent oxidoreductase, producing MKEVDVVIIGGGPAGLSAGLVLGRARKKTLIIDEGQPRNAVTREAHGFLTRDGISPHDFRNIAKEQLRTYPSVSHLEDIVKLIEGEDGQFLLETVSGVKIATRKLLFAIGMKDRDLGIPGLAEVYGKSAFVCPYCDGWELRDQQLVVINRGATLMHFVPLFSGWSKQLVVCTNGLDELSEAEREELRAHNIPVFNAPIHSIQSNQGMVSHIKLEDGTEISCTGIFFKPELELGSDLPVALGCRMLDTGIIEVDEFGKTSVPGVYAAGDATTHLHQSIVAAASGAVSAAAINGELNQEEWRKSNV
- a CDS encoding TetR/AcrR family transcriptional regulator, with protein sequence MPKIVDHDHKRKIIAETAWKIIETEGIERASIRRIASEAGMSTGALRHYFSNQDELLLFIMEYFLARGRERSENISWSTNPLNAVRETLLELVPVNQDKQTETGVWLVFAIRSLTSAALNAKKDELTEGEYILMEALLEILIKAGYINKTINIEIETLRLAVIIEGLSIHALLRPDIFTIEKTEQIITHHLNELCNK
- a CDS encoding helix-turn-helix transcriptional regulator, producing MNKSERLNDMIRYLNGRDFFHLHDLMEKYQISKSTALRDIKSLEQLGMPIFVEYGRYGRYRILKNRLLSPIMFTMDELYALYFAMLTLKSYESTPFHLSVDQLNEKFESCLSPKQIEQIEIMKRVLQFEMNQHHHESRFLDKILQSILNESNCTIQYSINNEEKCYLVQFFKISAKFGQWYASGIDLTTNQYRVFRCDRVTDMVEESTKSPFTIDDLLNRSLELYRSEFSIDFEVEIEEDAQDIFYKEHYPSMKIDSGNRTVIRGFYNPGEEAFIADFFMKFGNQVISVKPESLRELIKERIEKLLSHYKFVLGQ